A portion of the Kiritimatiellia bacterium genome contains these proteins:
- a CDS encoding glucosamine-6-phosphate isomerase, with the protein MARKLSAIAPDWWDYTTLDDDLIAEVARLTPRDLERLSRPGFRVILHDTLEDFYLAEALEYIEAWRQSTDDNPVGICGPIGPTEQLPLVARLVNELNLDVRSAHFWAMDEWYDAATGREVPPTHPLSFERADRELCFSRIAPKLRMPDTHLHFPKANTSSYRRSWHAGVRCAVMQGGQGDVKHWAFNDPMPRRGRWRDAPPSPAEYRALGTRIVKLHPLTIAQNARTSGGGNIAMVPTMAITVGPVETWLAERVSIWQAGRHDNPFGQRLTAYMISKRIVDTAVPMSLLADHPDVRFHYYRGGLGSCAVEMH; encoded by the coding sequence ATGGCTCGCAAGCTCAGCGCAATCGCGCCCGACTGGTGGGACTACACCACGCTCGACGACGACCTGATCGCGGAGGTCGCCCGCCTCACCCCCCGCGATCTCGAGCGCCTGTCGCGACCGGGGTTTCGCGTGATCCTGCACGACACGCTGGAGGACTTCTACCTCGCCGAGGCGCTGGAGTACATCGAAGCGTGGCGGCAAAGCACCGACGACAATCCGGTCGGCATCTGCGGCCCCATCGGGCCCACGGAACAGTTGCCGCTCGTCGCGCGGCTCGTGAACGAACTGAACCTCGACGTCCGCTCCGCGCACTTCTGGGCGATGGATGAGTGGTACGATGCGGCCACCGGCCGCGAAGTACCGCCGACACACCCCCTCTCGTTTGAGCGAGCGGATCGGGAACTGTGCTTTTCACGCATCGCGCCAAAGCTCCGTATGCCCGACACCCATCTCCATTTTCCGAAAGCGAACACCTCCTCCTATCGCCGGTCATGGCATGCCGGCGTCCGCTGCGCGGTGATGCAGGGCGGTCAGGGAGACGTGAAACACTGGGCGTTCAACGATCCGATGCCACGGCGTGGACGCTGGCGCGACGCCCCGCCCTCTCCCGCCGAGTACCGCGCGCTCGGCACGCGGATCGTGAAACTGCACCCGCTGACGATCGCGCAGAACGCCCGGACCAGCGGCGGCGGCAACATCGCGATGGTCCCGACGATGGCGATCACGGTCGGCCCGGTCGAAACCTGGCTCGCCGAGCGCGTCTCCATCTGGCAGGCCGGCCGTCACGACAACCCGTTCGGACAGCGGCTGACCGCGTACATGATCTCCAAACGGATCGTGGACACCGCGGTGCCGATGTCCCTGTTGGCCGACCACCCCGACGTGCGCTTCCATTACTACCGAGGCGGCCTGGGCAGCTGCGCGGTGGAGATGCACTGA
- a CDS encoding PIG-L family deacetylase: MSLRPPPSPTAPRALAIGAHPDDVEFLMAGTLLRLGQVGYELHVMNVADGCLGSQVHPPVRLRHIRLAEARASARILGAVHHPPLVRDLEVFYELDTLLRLAAVIREVAPTILLVPSPQDYMEDHTNTCRLAVSAAFVRGMRNLRTRPPRPPVTGDVAIYHAMPVGLCDPLRVPIEPELFVDTTPVFTTQRAALAAHRSQHAWLAETQKLNNYLATLDRLARAVGRMSGRFRFAEGWRRHLHHGFGAENFDPLREALGPACHVKPRRRRAWHTAWR, from the coding sequence ATGTCGCTCCGGCCTCCGCCCAGCCCCACGGCGCCGCGCGCGCTGGCAATCGGCGCGCATCCGGACGACGTCGAATTTCTCATGGCCGGCACGCTGCTGCGACTCGGCCAGGTCGGCTACGAGCTGCACGTGATGAACGTCGCCGATGGCTGTCTCGGCAGCCAGGTGCATCCCCCCGTGCGGCTGCGCCACATCCGGCTGGCCGAGGCACGGGCATCCGCCCGCATCCTCGGCGCGGTCCATCACCCGCCGCTGGTGCGCGACCTCGAAGTTTTCTATGAGCTCGACACCTTGCTGCGGCTCGCCGCGGTGATCCGGGAGGTCGCGCCGACCATTCTGCTGGTTCCCTCCCCGCAGGACTACATGGAGGACCACACGAACACCTGCCGGCTGGCGGTCTCCGCGGCCTTCGTGCGCGGGATGCGCAACCTGCGGACCCGCCCACCGCGCCCACCGGTCACCGGCGACGTCGCGATCTACCACGCAATGCCCGTCGGCCTCTGTGATCCGCTCCGTGTGCCGATCGAGCCGGAGCTCTTCGTGGATACCACGCCGGTGTTTACGACGCAGCGCGCCGCGCTCGCCGCACACCGCAGCCAGCACGCGTGGCTCGCCGAAACCCAGAAGCTCAACAACTACCTCGCCACGCTCGACCGGCTCGCGCGAGCGGTCGGCCGTATGTCCGGTCGCTTTCGCTTCGCGGAAGGGTGGCGCCGCCACCTGCACCACGGGTTTGGCGCCGAGAACTTCGACCCCCTGCGCGAGGCGCTCGGGCCGGCCTGCCACGTGAAACCCCGCCGGCGACGGGCGTGGCACACCGCCTGGAGGTGA
- a CDS encoding EpsI family protein: MKRQLLTVMPVLALMAAAAWALSAFVDVSLVDQPGVRMELPAELAGWTAHELRFCHNPECKREFRLDELGGRDAPCPVCGSRLHTMTLEEYEQLPKDTEFRKAIYQNSAGEAVQVSIVLTGRERESIHRPERCLVGQGFHIMGGGAERFQLADGRPLDVMVFLTRREAVGGAGEQTGYYAYWFVGQGRETPWHLLRMFWLAWDRVVHGVAHRWAYISVAGWRNPEREDYRRQLAALIPELHRALVLPAPSSTATRNPTSGPE; the protein is encoded by the coding sequence GTGAAACGGCAGCTGCTCACGGTGATGCCGGTGCTGGCGCTGATGGCAGCGGCGGCATGGGCGCTGTCCGCATTTGTGGACGTCTCGCTGGTGGATCAGCCGGGCGTGCGAATGGAGCTGCCCGCGGAGCTGGCGGGCTGGACCGCGCACGAGCTTCGGTTCTGCCACAACCCCGAGTGCAAACGCGAGTTCCGGCTGGATGAGCTCGGCGGGCGTGACGCGCCGTGCCCGGTCTGTGGTTCGCGGCTGCACACGATGACGCTGGAAGAGTACGAGCAGCTTCCGAAAGACACGGAGTTCCGCAAGGCGATTTATCAAAACAGCGCGGGCGAGGCGGTGCAGGTCTCGATCGTGCTGACCGGGCGCGAGCGCGAGAGCATTCACCGACCCGAACGCTGCCTCGTGGGGCAAGGGTTTCACATTATGGGGGGCGGCGCGGAGCGCTTTCAGCTCGCCGACGGCCGCCCGCTCGACGTGATGGTCTTTCTCACTCGCCGCGAGGCGGTCGGCGGTGCGGGAGAGCAGACCGGCTACTACGCCTACTGGTTCGTCGGCCAGGGGCGCGAGACGCCGTGGCACCTGCTGCGGATGTTCTGGCTGGCGTGGGACAGGGTCGTGCACGGCGTCGCCCACCGTTGGGCATACATCTCGGTGGCCGGTTGGCGGAACCCGGAACGGGAGGATTATCGGCGGCAGCTCGCGGCACTGATCCCAGAGCTGCATCGCGCGCTGGTGCTGCCCGCGCCCAGCTCCACCGCGACCCGGAACCCAACATCCGGGCCGGAATAG
- a CDS encoding sugar phosphate isomerase/epimerase produces MSVVTDPQRFLSRIAVCGWSLQASDPATLVQRMLAAGFRRVQLDLDPFRENPAVWGAAPRIFEEHGIQPVSGMFRTVGEDYSTLETIRRTGGIVPDATWPQNLANARVTARNAQRLGLKFVMFHAGFLPHDTSDPSFEKLAGRVRTIARLFADHGLTLGCETGQETAESLRNFLEALGEPNVAVNFDPANMLLYGNGDPIEAVRLVGRWVRGVHMKDARVTDVPGTWGTELPVGRGQVDWPAFLRALDEIGFDGWLCFEREADSRRVEDLREGREFIERLLAS; encoded by the coding sequence ATGAGCGTGGTCACTGATCCCCAACGGTTCCTCTCTCGAATCGCGGTGTGCGGCTGGTCCTTGCAGGCATCCGACCCCGCGACGCTCGTCCAGCGAATGCTGGCCGCCGGCTTTCGACGAGTGCAGCTGGACCTTGACCCGTTCCGCGAAAATCCGGCCGTCTGGGGCGCGGCGCCGCGCATCTTTGAGGAGCACGGGATCCAGCCGGTTTCGGGCATGTTTCGAACGGTCGGCGAGGACTACTCCACACTAGAAACCATCCGGCGCACGGGGGGCATCGTCCCCGATGCCACGTGGCCGCAGAATCTCGCCAACGCCCGGGTGACCGCGCGCAACGCGCAGCGGCTGGGGCTGAAGTTCGTGATGTTCCATGCGGGATTCCTGCCGCATGACACGTCGGATCCGTCGTTCGAAAAGCTCGCCGGTCGGGTCCGCACGATCGCGCGGCTCTTTGCAGACCACGGTCTGACGCTCGGATGTGAAACCGGTCAGGAAACGGCCGAGTCGCTGCGGAATTTCCTCGAAGCGCTCGGCGAGCCGAACGTCGCGGTGAACTTTGATCCCGCCAACATGCTGCTCTATGGCAACGGCGACCCGATCGAAGCGGTGCGGCTGGTCGGCCGATGGGTCCGAGGCGTCCACATGAAGGACGCCCGCGTGACCGACGTGCCCGGCACCTGGGGAACCGAGCTGCCGGTGGGTCGGGGACAGGTGGACTGGCCGGCGTTTCTGCGCGCGCTCGATGAGATTGGCTTCGACGGCTGGTTGTGTTTCGAGCGGGAGGCAGACAGCCGCCGGGTCGAGGATCTGCGCGAGGGCCGCGAGTTCATCGAACGGCTGCTGGCCAGCTGA
- a CDS encoding heme-binding domain-containing protein, giving the protein MKKKVGLVIVVLALIGLAFPLINLVVPVPVRESFRNLPTASAAEATAKSILEAKCVMCHMEDPGLPFYAGFPIASSLIRRHVTDGTAIWDAQRLLQKHGADEVAMAKLEQSVELGTMPILPYLAMHWNAALSKAEQRALIAWVHEVRTQKFTRGLAAAEFAVFPVQPLPPRWPEPLNPRKVELGDKLYHDKRLSGDNTIACASCHDLAKGGTDQLQFSVGVRNQVGSINAPTVFNAAFNLAQFWDGRARDLADQAGQPVVNPIEMDAKWDEVLAKLAKDEALTALYREVYGADAAWTAANTQDAIAEFEKGLITPDSAVDRYLKGDRTALNATESRGLELFKAHSCATCHTGESMGGRSFERPHDPAAFYRALGRAPQKDDYGRYNVTQNEADRFKMKVPLLRNLALTFPYLHDGSQTDLRNVVRLMHDHFVPPLNRRPLAEADVEAIVAMLKRNTGTLNGRPL; this is encoded by the coding sequence ATGAAAAAGAAGGTCGGGCTCGTCATCGTGGTGCTGGCGCTGATTGGACTGGCGTTCCCGCTGATCAATCTCGTGGTACCCGTCCCCGTTCGCGAGTCGTTCCGCAATCTTCCGACTGCGAGCGCCGCGGAGGCGACGGCGAAGTCCATTCTCGAGGCGAAATGTGTGATGTGCCACATGGAGGATCCCGGACTGCCCTTCTATGCGGGGTTCCCGATCGCCTCGTCCTTGATCCGTCGCCACGTCACCGACGGCACTGCGATCTGGGACGCGCAGCGGCTGTTGCAAAAACACGGCGCCGATGAGGTGGCGATGGCAAAGCTCGAGCAGTCGGTCGAGCTGGGGACGATGCCGATTCTGCCGTATCTGGCGATGCACTGGAACGCAGCGCTCTCGAAGGCGGAGCAACGTGCGCTGATCGCATGGGTGCACGAGGTGCGTACCCAGAAGTTCACGCGCGGGCTTGCCGCCGCGGAGTTCGCGGTGTTCCCGGTGCAGCCGCTGCCCCCGCGCTGGCCGGAGCCGCTCAACCCCCGCAAGGTTGAGCTCGGCGACAAGCTCTACCACGACAAGCGCCTTTCGGGCGACAACACCATCGCCTGCGCCAGCTGCCACGACCTGGCCAAGGGCGGCACCGACCAGCTCCAGTTCTCCGTCGGTGTGCGCAACCAGGTCGGCAGCATCAACGCTCCCACCGTGTTCAATGCCGCCTTCAACCTCGCGCAGTTCTGGGACGGGCGCGCCCGCGATCTCGCCGACCAGGCCGGACAGCCGGTCGTGAACCCCATCGAGATGGATGCGAAGTGGGACGAGGTGCTCGCGAAGCTCGCGAAGGATGAGGCGCTCACCGCGCTCTACCGCGAGGTCTATGGCGCGGATGCCGCCTGGACCGCCGCGAACACGCAGGATGCGATCGCGGAATTCGAGAAGGGACTCATCACGCCAGACTCGGCGGTGGACCGCTACCTGAAGGGGGACCGCACCGCGCTGAACGCGACGGAGTCCCGCGGCCTCGAGCTGTTCAAAGCTCACAGCTGCGCAACCTGCCACACCGGTGAGTCGATGGGCGGACGCTCATTTGAGCGGCCGCACGATCCGGCTGCGTTCTATCGCGCGCTCGGGCGAGCACCGCAAAAGGACGACTACGGCCGCTACAACGTCACACAGAACGAGGCGGACCGGTTCAAAATGAAAGTGCCGCTGCTGCGGAACCTCGCGCTAACGTTCCCCTACCTTCATGACGGCTCGCAGACCGACCTTCGCAACGTTGTGCGGCTGATGCATGACCACTTCGTGCCGCCGCTGAACCGTCGACCGCTCGCCGAGGCGGACGTCGAGGCGATCGTTGCAATGCTGAAGCGCAACACCGGCACGCTGAACGGTCGCCCGCTCTGA
- a CDS encoding DUF1501 domain-containing protein: MKANAVNESVRGGGISRREALRRTGAGAAALLAGAARGDAPAAKPPAKARSVIQVFLWGGMSHSDTWDPKPDAGYDYTGTFNKAIKTNVDGILLSDLFPMLAKQADKFSLIRSMTHGNNGHETAAYLMQTGHMPGERLAYPSIGAVFALFKGYQAGYKGLIPPYVVLTRPQGRFSEAGFLGSKFKPFATGGDPNAPRFEVEGVVARGITDQRQAARRDLLNEMNALAGVAPDHPELAHSRECREQAYNLILGEGRAVFDLSKEDPKLRDRYGRHTFGQSCLVARRLVEAGVPYVTINYPGGWDTHSNHFATMSRQCPQLDQGLATLLADLHDRGLLESTIVWCCGEFGRTPKVDWQPPWNGGRNHFGKVFTVLVAGGGFKGGRIVGATDEKGEELKERPVYPIDLLGSIYHLAGIDADAKLPHPLGYDARVLASTEAGAKSAGLLTEIM, translated from the coding sequence ATGAAGGCGAACGCGGTGAATGAGTCTGTGCGGGGCGGCGGCATTTCCCGGCGCGAGGCGCTGCGGCGTACGGGCGCAGGGGCGGCCGCGCTGCTGGCGGGCGCAGCGCGCGGCGATGCACCCGCGGCGAAACCACCGGCGAAGGCGCGGTCGGTGATCCAAGTGTTTTTGTGGGGCGGCATGTCCCATTCCGACACGTGGGATCCGAAGCCCGACGCCGGGTATGACTATACCGGCACGTTCAACAAGGCGATCAAAACGAACGTGGACGGCATCCTGCTGAGCGATCTGTTTCCGATGCTCGCGAAGCAGGCGGACAAGTTTTCGTTGATTCGCAGCATGACGCATGGCAACAACGGGCATGAGACGGCCGCGTATTTGATGCAGACCGGCCACATGCCCGGCGAGCGGCTGGCGTATCCGTCGATTGGTGCGGTGTTTGCGCTTTTCAAGGGGTACCAGGCCGGCTACAAGGGGCTGATCCCGCCCTACGTCGTGCTCACTCGGCCGCAGGGGCGGTTCTCCGAGGCCGGCTTTTTGGGTTCGAAGTTCAAGCCGTTTGCGACCGGCGGCGATCCGAACGCGCCGCGGTTTGAGGTGGAGGGGGTTGTCGCGCGGGGGATCACGGACCAGCGGCAGGCGGCCCGCCGCGATTTGTTGAATGAGATGAACGCGCTGGCGGGTGTGGCGCCCGATCACCCCGAGCTGGCGCATTCCCGCGAGTGTCGCGAGCAGGCGTACAACCTGATCCTGGGCGAAGGCAGAGCGGTGTTCGACCTCTCGAAAGAGGACCCGAAGCTGCGGGACCGTTACGGCCGCCACACGTTCGGGCAGTCGTGCCTGGTGGCCCGCCGGCTGGTGGAGGCGGGCGTGCCGTATGTGACGATCAACTATCCCGGCGGCTGGGACACTCACTCGAACCACTTCGCGACCATGAGCCGGCAGTGCCCGCAGCTCGACCAGGGCCTGGCGACGTTGCTAGCGGACCTGCATGACCGCGGATTGCTGGAGTCGACCATCGTGTGGTGCTGCGGGGAGTTCGGCCGTACGCCGAAAGTGGACTGGCAGCCGCCCTGGAATGGCGGGCGCAACCACTTCGGCAAGGTCTTCACCGTGCTCGTCGCGGGTGGCGGCTTCAAGGGCGGGCGGATCGTCGGCGCAACTGATGAAAAGGGAGAAGAACTGAAGGAACGGCCCGTGTATCCGATTGATCTGCTCGGCAGCATCTACCATCTGGCTGGCATTGATGCCGATGCGAAGCTGCCGCACCCGCTCGGCTACGATGCCCGCGTGCTGGCGAGCACCGAGGCGGGTGCGAAGTCGGCGGGCTTGCTGACAGAGATCATGTAG
- a CDS encoding Xaa-Pro peptidase family protein has protein sequence MRPPSATAQAETPAGGPPQGSPPEECRQRLEALRNILARLKLDGAWIVSPVNRLYYTGVLTSNGVLVVPVEGRPRLYTDFRYREAAAAAAMLLEVRPMPRRGSIWMTREERRRWRSIGFEAARVPWERAEHWRQLCRHVRTWRALDAAIAEQRAIKSPDELHRIRQAAAAADLAFARTLRELRPGSTEWDIRRRLRARLDELSEGESFPLIVATGPNASRCHHEPGLRRWAEGEVLLVDMGAVVGRYCSDMTRVVWAGRMPRRWRDLWRRVNDARAAAIEAVRPGVSAREVDAIARRHLRNAGLARFFGHGLGHGVGLEIHESPRLSQTSTDRLAAGMVVTIEPGVYLPGEGGVRIEDLVLVTDRGAEVLTQTPRDPEALVADQPARARRRGRS, from the coding sequence ATGCGTCCGCCCTCTGCCACCGCTCAAGCCGAAACCCCGGCGGGCGGCCCGCCGCAGGGCTCTCCCCCCGAGGAATGCCGCCAGCGTCTGGAAGCCCTCCGCAACATTCTCGCGAGGCTGAAACTCGATGGAGCCTGGATCGTCAGCCCCGTGAACCGGCTGTACTACACCGGCGTACTGACCAGCAACGGCGTGCTGGTGGTGCCAGTGGAGGGGCGGCCGCGCCTCTACACCGACTTCCGCTACCGCGAGGCAGCGGCCGCGGCAGCGATGTTGCTCGAAGTGCGCCCAATGCCCCGGCGGGGCAGTATCTGGATGACGCGGGAAGAACGTCGCCGCTGGCGGTCCATCGGCTTCGAAGCGGCACGGGTCCCCTGGGAACGCGCAGAACACTGGCGCCAGTTGTGCCGCCACGTGCGCACGTGGCGGGCGCTCGACGCGGCGATCGCCGAACAGCGCGCGATTAAGTCTCCCGACGAGCTCCATCGTATTCGTCAGGCCGCCGCCGCCGCCGACCTCGCCTTCGCGCGAACGCTTCGCGAGCTGCGGCCCGGCAGCACGGAATGGGACATCCGCCGCCGTCTGCGAGCCCGGCTGGATGAACTGAGCGAGGGCGAATCCTTCCCGCTGATCGTCGCCACCGGTCCAAATGCATCCCGCTGCCACCACGAGCCCGGACTGCGCCGCTGGGCCGAAGGTGAAGTGTTGCTGGTGGACATGGGCGCAGTGGTCGGACGCTACTGTTCGGATATGACGCGCGTGGTCTGGGCGGGCCGGATGCCGCGGCGCTGGCGCGATCTCTGGCGCCGCGTCAACGATGCCCGAGCGGCCGCGATCGAAGCCGTGCGGCCCGGTGTCAGCGCACGCGAGGTCGACGCGATCGCGCGGCGCCACCTCCGCAACGCGGGCCTCGCCCGGTTTTTCGGACACGGGCTCGGGCATGGCGTCGGGCTGGAAATCCATGAATCGCCGCGACTGAGCCAGACCTCGACCGATCGTCTCGCCGCCGGAATGGTCGTCACGATCGAACCCGGTGTCTACCTGCCGGGAGAAGGTGGCGTTCGCATCGAAGACCTGGTGCTGGTGACCGACCGGGGCGCGGAGGTGCTGACCCAGACGCCGCGGGACCCCGAAGCCCTCGTCGCAGACCAACCGGCACGGGCTCGGCGGCGGGGCCGGAGTTGA
- a CDS encoding exosortase/archaeosortase family protein produces MSAHPPSRPKVRLISERWPLAALEPAEWMQIAVAAAIAAGLFALFHFLGNTVADAGGRSAFLWMFARWQDKISFGGADYSHGYVIPFVSLWALWYKRHDLMAARRAVARGGLALIALGLAMHWVGAKMQQTRVSLMALILLLWALPYYFYGWDFARHLLFPVGYLIFCIPMNFLDVIAFPLRMFATTASVAILRGLGVDVTQTGSAIRALTPLGTERWGVDIANPCSGLRSLLAMTALTAAYAFATQRTLWKKLVLFSASIPLAIAGNIVRIVVIGLIAESFGEKVAVGLIHEYSGYVVFIVAIALMVTFGSALNSDPAAWWRGLRERWFGTATAPTAS; encoded by the coding sequence ATGAGCGCACATCCTCCATCGCGGCCAAAGGTGCGGCTGATCAGCGAGCGGTGGCCTCTGGCGGCGCTGGAACCGGCCGAGTGGATGCAGATTGCAGTCGCCGCGGCGATCGCGGCAGGGCTCTTCGCGCTGTTCCACTTCCTGGGCAACACGGTCGCCGATGCGGGCGGACGGTCCGCATTTTTGTGGATGTTTGCTCGCTGGCAGGACAAGATCTCGTTTGGCGGTGCCGATTATAGCCATGGCTACGTGATTCCGTTCGTTAGTCTGTGGGCGCTCTGGTACAAGCGTCACGACTTGATGGCGGCGCGGCGTGCGGTGGCCCGGGGCGGGCTGGCCCTGATTGCGTTGGGGCTGGCGATGCACTGGGTTGGCGCCAAGATGCAGCAGACCCGAGTGTCGCTGATGGCGCTGATCCTGCTGCTGTGGGCGTTGCCGTACTACTTCTACGGATGGGACTTTGCGCGGCACCTGCTCTTTCCCGTAGGTTACCTGATCTTTTGTATTCCGATGAACTTCCTCGACGTGATTGCGTTCCCGCTGCGGATGTTTGCGACGACCGCCTCGGTGGCGATTCTGCGGGGGCTGGGCGTGGACGTGACGCAGACGGGTTCGGCGATCCGCGCGCTGACGCCGCTGGGGACGGAGCGGTGGGGGGTCGACATTGCGAACCCCTGCAGCGGGTTGCGGTCGCTGCTGGCGATGACCGCATTGACCGCGGCGTATGCATTCGCGACGCAGCGAACGCTGTGGAAAAAGCTGGTGCTGTTCTCCGCGAGCATTCCGCTGGCGATCGCGGGCAACATCGTGCGGATCGTGGTGATCGGACTGATCGCGGAATCGTTCGGGGAAAAGGTCGCGGTCGGCCTGATCCACGAGTATTCGGGCTACGTCGTGTTCATCGTGGCGATCGCGTTGATGGTGACCTTCGGTTCGGCGTTGAACTCTGATCCGGCGGCGTGGTGGAGGGGGCTTCGAGAGCGCTGGTTCGGCACCGCGACGGCGCCCACGGCTTCGTGA
- a CDS encoding PPC domain-containing protein, with translation MHVRGLARAGVVVVGVALAAVAPSPAQQAYIGFVYPAGGRQGTTVRATIGGQAIEFARAIVVSGEGVAGRVVEYNKRMNPQEVQLLREQLFELRRLPPERQAEPRITNLIVRLTKFIDEWTDLPQCDSIANLVVAEFVIASNAPPGPREIRVIGDRGPSNPLVFMVGELPEYGAPPMPTCRRAILGKEGESLRRRRKTTTAGSEMMNMMMGGGGGGDEPGASDLDDDEMVVEIPCVVNGQIGPGTIDRFCFQARKGQRLVVAAQARDLIPYIADAVPGWFQAVVAVFDASGREIVYNDDYRFRPDPVLFWEVPADGTYRLAVHDAIFRGREDFVYRVTVGEVPFITSVFPPGANRSSRPKLTIDGWNLEQTEWDFPLADPEPGVHFISFRGAGGRTSNRVPFLVDELPDVAAAEPNDSVRQPQAVTLPVGVNGRVERPSDVDVFAFEGTASNRVVVEVWARRLDSPLDSHVKLTDATGTPIAVADDWEDLASGLYTHHADSYLDVVLPSNGTYYVHIRDTQHRGGPEYTYRLRISPPMPDFVLRSEPSRVVFRGSATASFNVHILRKDGFAGRVDLQLKDPPEGFSLQPASLTGTQATVRVTLRTTHVGTNPPVRLEIVGIATNEGKVLTRRAVPAEDRMQAFFWRHLVPARELLAMTMIPPPPPKPAVTSPPPVAAKPSASPPAPAALPPAGGTNTPTKPAVTSAPAAAATPPTPPTVTNAPAAATTNAAAP, from the coding sequence ATGCACGTACGCGGTCTCGCGCGCGCTGGCGTGGTGGTGGTGGGTGTGGCGCTCGCCGCGGTGGCGCCCTCACCCGCGCAGCAGGCCTACATAGGCTTCGTGTATCCCGCCGGTGGGCGCCAGGGTACGACCGTTCGCGCGACGATTGGCGGCCAGGCGATCGAGTTTGCGCGCGCGATCGTGGTGTCCGGGGAGGGGGTCGCCGGACGTGTTGTCGAGTACAACAAGCGCATGAATCCGCAGGAGGTCCAGCTCCTGCGCGAACAGCTCTTTGAACTGCGGCGACTGCCGCCGGAACGGCAGGCGGAGCCCAGGATCACCAACCTGATCGTCCGGCTGACGAAGTTCATTGACGAATGGACCGACCTGCCCCAGTGCGATTCGATCGCGAACTTGGTGGTCGCCGAATTCGTCATCGCCTCGAATGCGCCGCCGGGCCCGCGCGAGATCCGCGTGATCGGGGATCGCGGCCCGTCCAACCCGTTGGTGTTCATGGTCGGTGAGCTGCCCGAGTATGGCGCCCCGCCGATGCCGACGTGCCGCCGGGCCATTCTGGGCAAGGAGGGCGAGAGCCTCCGGCGTCGCCGGAAAACCACGACCGCGGGCAGCGAGATGATGAACATGATGATGGGCGGCGGGGGCGGGGGCGACGAGCCCGGCGCCAGTGACCTGGACGACGACGAGATGGTCGTGGAGATTCCCTGCGTCGTGAACGGCCAGATCGGCCCGGGCACGATTGACCGGTTTTGCTTCCAAGCCCGCAAAGGGCAACGCCTCGTCGTCGCCGCGCAGGCGCGCGATCTGATCCCCTACATTGCGGACGCGGTGCCCGGCTGGTTTCAGGCCGTCGTCGCGGTGTTTGACGCGTCGGGACGCGAGATCGTGTACAACGACGATTACCGTTTTCGGCCCGATCCGGTCTTGTTCTGGGAGGTGCCGGCCGATGGCACCTACCGGCTCGCCGTCCACGATGCGATCTTCCGCGGCCGCGAGGACTTCGTCTACCGTGTGACGGTTGGCGAAGTGCCGTTCATCACGTCGGTGTTTCCTCCCGGCGCGAATCGCTCGTCGCGGCCGAAACTGACGATTGACGGGTGGAACTTGGAACAGACGGAATGGGACTTCCCCCTTGCGGATCCGGAACCCGGGGTGCATTTCATCTCCTTCCGGGGTGCGGGGGGACGGACCTCCAACCGCGTCCCGTTTCTGGTGGACGAGCTGCCGGATGTGGCGGCGGCCGAGCCGAACGATTCGGTGCGGCAGCCCCAGGCCGTGACGCTGCCCGTGGGCGTGAACGGCCGTGTTGAGCGCCCGTCCGATGTGGACGTGTTCGCGTTTGAGGGGACGGCGAGCAACCGCGTCGTCGTGGAAGTATGGGCGCGCCGGCTGGACTCGCCGCTCGATTCGCACGTGAAGCTGACCGACGCCACCGGCACGCCGATTGCAGTTGCGGACGACTGGGAGGACCTTGCGTCCGGACTGTACACCCATCACGCGGATTCGTACCTCGATGTGGTGCTGCCGTCGAACGGGACCTATTACGTGCACATCCGGGACACGCAGCACCGCGGCGGTCCGGAATACACCTACCGGCTTCGCATCAGCCCGCCCATGCCGGACTTCGTGCTGAGGTCCGAGCCCTCGCGCGTCGTGTTCCGCGGCAGCGCGACCGCCTCGTTCAACGTGCACATTCTTCGTAAGGATGGCTTCGCGGGTCGGGTGGACCTGCAACTGAAGGATCCGCCGGAGGGATTTTCACTGCAGCCCGCCTCGCTCACTGGAACGCAGGCGACCGTGCGGGTGACGCTGCGGACGACCCATGTGGGGACCAATCCGCCGGTGCGCCTGGAAATCGTCGGGATCGCAACGAACGAGGGCAAGGTGCTGACGCGTCGCGCGGTGCCCGCGGAGGACCGCATGCAGGCCTTCTTCTGGCGCCACCTGGTGCCAGCGCGCGAACTGCTGGCGATGACGATGATTCCGCCACCTCCGCCGAAACCGGCCGTGACCTCCCCGCCGCCGGTCGCCGCAAAACCATCTGCATCCCCGCCGGCTCCGGCTGCCCTGCCGCCCGCCGGCGGCACGAACACGCCGACGAAACCCGCCGTCACGTCGGCACCGGCGGCCGCGGCAACGCCGCCCACGCCGCCGACCGTGACCAACGCGCCGGCGGCCGCCACCACCAACGCGGCTGCACCCTGA